A stretch of DNA from Coccidioides posadasii str. Silveira chromosome 1, complete sequence:
AATTTCACCCGCCCAAAATGTATGATGCTATATCCAACACATCTCCCTGGGACCGGAGATGCATATTCCAATTACCCCGCAACACTAACTAGACCAATATTGCTTCGACCTGTTACACAGCGAATGTTCTCAGTATTGTGCACATCCGAAGTGAGAATATGTACTGCACAACGCAGAGTACAATCCCATTTTTTGAATCACCATACATACGCCAAGTATTATGTGGCTTACAGCATGAACATGTTATGTTACACTTGTACTCATCTCTGATGTCCCTATCAATGTAAGCAATACCGCTCAAATCAGGAGGCTAAAGTAAATTGGTTGTCTGAACCAGAGTCCAAGCGTCCATCTTCATTATGTTCCCGCTTATCCTTTAACTCGGGAAAAGATCCTCGTTGCCCCTCCGAGATGTACGCCAGTGACTACCTCTTCTTCAACAAGAAACTTAAAACAACATTCAAAATCCTAGAACACTTGTGCAATGGCACTCTATGCTGCTAAAAAGGTACACCTCCAGGGCTACAAGTCTAGAAAATGACATAAAGCACCCATTGTTTCACTCAAATGCACCTAATGACATCACACAAAGCTTTCTGTGAAGTCTGGCTAAAATGACCCCGTAATTTCCACCAGGATACATCCAGATCATGCCTGTGGTTTCTTGGAAGATTTGGATAGGCCGATCCAGATACTCTTCGATATACCATGGCTTCTCATTGCTTTCAGAAGCAAATATGCCACAAGCCGGTATCCGATTGCAACTAGTCCCAACGCCATCACATTGATTGCAGGGTCTTTGTCGTCCTGATTGTACAACATGAGAACCTGTTCTCCCGTCTCAATGGGGCAGTTTCCATTGGGTAAACGCTGGGCATTGGTACACGTGAACACCTGACCCGTCATGGCATATGGGGCCAAATTAGAGACCGAATACTTGATGGGAGAAAGGTGGTTAAACGCTTGAAGCACGGCGGGGACATTCAAACTCAGTACGCCTCCTAACACGGTAGAAATAGAGAGCAGAACAGAGGTTATGTTGACTGAAAACCCGACGTGAGAGAATAATGTGCAGAACATTATACCTAACGACTCTCCACAGCTTACAATACAGAAACAGTTGAATGCGAGGATGAAGAGCATCTTGACACTGCTCTCGAGGCGGACAGCGAAAGCGGCCACGACGCCGAAAATCAAGGATGACGCGATCTCGAAGGGAAGCTCGAGGGATGTGTATTGCAGAATGAAGGCTTCGACGGAGTAGCAGTTGTCACTTTCTTCTCGGTAGAACACGTCTCGTTCGTACGGGTATATTGCAATACATTGTAGCATCCCTAAAAGGTATATTCGTTAAGAACGGTTTCGGTTTGGTTGCTGCACAGAGCGGACAAGGCCGTTTCACATACCAACAAAATACATCGCAGCAAGCTGTTGAATGAACCCCATTCTCGACTGAACCGATTCGTAGTTCTTTTTTAGTGGCGCAAAAAAGAGTGTCAAGATAATAGCAATGCCTATTACCTGCATTGTGCGTGCCACAAGAAGATGCGGTTGTCTCCTCAAATTGATGGCAGATCTTCGAAGTACCAGCGGGTACATAAGATGAAACGGgctcatcttcctcttcaaGCTTCCCAGCTCGGCCGGGGTTGATATTACTGAAGTCTGCCGAGTGAGCTCTACCGGGTTCTGCTCCCAACCAGATATCAGGCGCTGAACTCTTTTACGGCTAGCATCCTCTCTCCCCTTCTCCTGCAGATCAATAGTTATTAAGTCCAGGACGAAGTCAGCAGGATTAGTGGCCTCTGGACACGGATATCCCAATTGTTTGAAATGAGGCAGCATCTCAGATCCCTTTCCAGCATAAACAAGATGCCCACCCCTTGCTAGAAGCAAGATGTTGGAAAAATAATGAAAGAGGTCCGATCTAGCCTGGTGAATGGTTAATATTAGCGTCCGGCCCTCAGCAGCCAATCCATTTAAGGCATCAATGATAGATGTCGCTGTGAACGCATCCAAGCCAGATGTAGGTTCATCGAGTAATAGAACTTTCGGATCCGTGAGGATCTGGATCGCAATGGTaactcttctcttttcaccACCACTAATGCCCTTAATCAAGTCACTTCCAATTAAATTGTCCGCACAATCCTTCAATCCCATCTTTAGGAGGATATCTTCAGCGCGTCGgtttttttcttccttagACATCCAGGAAGGTAGCCTCAAACCAGCAGCAAATTGAAGGGACTCTCGAACCGTAAGTGACGGCATCAGAGCATCGTCATCCTGGGTAACGAAAGACGATACTGCTCGAATCACGTTCTCAGATGGTACTGAGCTATTATAGAGCATTTGACCGCTCAGATGATATCTCGTGCCAATAGAACCGTGTAATCTCCGAGCAATGGAGCATAGTAATGAGGTCTTTCCACTCCCTGAAGGCCCCATGATTACGTTTAGCTGACCGGGGCGAAACTCAGCGGATATAGGTCTCAAAATGCGCAGTCGCCGAGACTCAATACCCCGTTTACCTATCCTTCGTTTCTGAATTTCAAGGGCGTAGTTATCAAGCCGGATAGAAACATGATGGGATTTATCGGGCAGCCGTGCGACGAATTTTTCCTTTCCTGCTGACAGATCACCCTCTGAGCTTCGCGATTGGGCAATGTCCATATCAACTTTCCTAAATTGAAGTATAAGATAAGCTGCCCCGAAGAACAGAGTAATAAACCCAACCAATGCCACCATAGGCCGCCAAATCCAATTTGATGGAAGGCCTAGAGTTTCCAGAATAAATCGCCCGGTGTATTCCTTGCAATAAGGATCTGAGGGGTCATCTGAGAATGGGCAATCGTAGAATTGGCCTTCCGGTGGACCACTGGGCCCGATGAACTCATTCGCGCAGAGAGCACCAAATACATAAAAGGTGTAAGTCATCCACTTTATCCATCGCACGTAAACGGGAATCTGGTTGGCTTGGACGAAAAAGCCGCACGCCATGGTTTGTAGGGTAAACGACAAGTTTCCGACCAAGCTTGCTCCTGGAAAGTTCCGAGACAGACTAATACAGACGGATGCAAAAGACACCGCCAAATATTGAGTGAGGATGTTGAGCGTtaagaagatgaaaaattCCGGCGCAGCAAGCCTGTAGCCAACCATGAAGTAAAATATCACTGAGAACAGGCACGGAACCGGCAAATCCTCAAGGAACAATCGGGCAGCTCGTCTGCTTAAGAGAAAGGCTGGAACGCCAACAACGCCCTCATTTCTCTCGCGATCAAACAGTTGAATATCCGTAGTTAGACGGAAAACTTCGTAAAGGAGAATAAGGTAACCATTGAGGCTACTGGCCGTGTACAAGCTTCCTTGTCGTGATCTTATCCCAGCTAAACTACGGTCTAGTCGAAGATAGACCCATCCGTTCATTACAGCCATACCGATAGCTTCGAACAAGCTGGCTGTCATGCCCATAGGATCTCGCACAGTCATTTTCATTGTACGGGCTGTGAGCACGCGAAATTGTTGACCGAAACTGGCACCTTTTTGCGGCGTGATCGACTGATAGGCCTTTTCCGATGCGATGCCCCTATTTTGAGAGCTGGCCTTCTCGTCTAAAAGTCGATTGTTGGGGCTTTCGCGCCATGCTCTCTGGAGCTTTTCGATACGTTCTCGCGAAAAAAACTCGGATTCTTCCGATCGATTATCGTATGCCGCTAAGTCAATCAAGAACTCTGCTGGGTTCACGAAAGCGGGGATGGAGTGACCACATTCTTCAAAGTGGCTTAAAGCCATATCAACCGGGCCACTGTAAAGCACAGAGCCGCGTGATAGTAAGATGACTTGATCGAAAAGGCCCCAAATCTCCGAACGCGGAGCATGGATGGAAACAATGACCGTTCGCCCATCCCGCGCGAGTGCTTTCAGCGTTTTGATGACCTGAAAGGCACTGGTGGCATCCAAACCTGTTTGAGAGTAGCGTCAGCCTCAACATAGAAAAGACTGGTTTCCCGACGGTGCTGCTTGAAAGCTGCAAGAATTACCTGTGGTAGGTTCATCGCAAAACAGGACGGATGGGTTGCTTAACATCTGAACTCCGATGCTAGTCCGCCTCTTCTCTCCGCCACTACATCCTTTATGGGTCGTAGTGCCAATTCTCGTATCTGCACATTCTTTCAAACCCAGTTCAAGGATCACATTATTCACAACGTTTTGTCTCTCGTCGTGGGTTGTAGGAGGGGGTAATCTCAAATCCGCAGAGTACTGCAGCGTTTCTCGTACAGTCAACGTCGGGATTAGGACATCTTGCTGCATTACATACGCGCTTCGGACGCTGTTGATGTTGTCGTGCCCGTTAAATGTGGCAGATCCCGAGATTTTGACGCGACCTGTGTTCATGCGGCCAGCCAGCACATTCAGCAAGCTTGTCTTCCCGGAGCCACTGCCACCGATTATGGCTGTGAGGCTCCCACTCGGCATCGCCGCGGTGACTCCATCAAGCACAGTTTTGAGGGGTTCCCCCTTCGTCTTCCTCCGTAGCCGATCCCATAGCAAAGACGGGGAGCTTTGCCATATTGGTGGGACAGTGTCAACTCGAACAACAAGCTCCTTCACGTGGACATCCACAGGCTGGACTTTGCGGAAAGAGAGATGGTTCCGGCTTTGGTGCTTTGCAGCTTGAACGTGGCTATCAATGCCGATAGCGGCCTCCTCGTCTGCTTCAACACGGGAGAttcctttctcttcagcGATCATCCTTGGTGCTTCACCACAACAGTATTACTTCAAAGCCACATTTGAACGAAAGTTTTGATTGCAATCCCAATAAGGTATTTCAGATAACGTCCAGAGCATTTCATCAGACGAAAAGAAGACTTTGTATTTGTATGAGTATTAAGTCACAAAATATCCGAGAGCCTCCTAGCGTCGGCATTCAAGGTACGAATGCGACCGAATGCGATCGTATAGGGTAAAGCATACGACACTAGCTAGTATGTCGCATCCTCCGGTTGGCATTTTCTCCAATTCGAGGCCGGTTCAAACCCCGCCGACTCCTCTGAACTCATGACTAATCGAGCAAATCCAGCAGCCACTGGGTTGAATCCTGCCGGCCTTCAGATGCAAGGGTGAAACCTTGCAccagggggggggggtttgaACTGCGTTTGTTCCCCATTCATAACTGCTGGCTGGTTCGTGTGCGAGACAAATATTATGAACGGTCTCATGCGCTTGCGGCGAACGAGTTCCCGGTAAGGTTAGTAATGCCGGAGATATAAAGTTCCGGCCGAGACCTACATCGGCCCGATCCAGCAACCTTGGCAGCCCTCGCTTCCAACATCCACGAACAGCTGCAATTCTTTTCAGTGAAGCATTGGAGTGGGAGCGATGCACGTCTTCCAATGTCCGCCCATAGAAGCGTGTGCTACATGCTAGGTGAGGAAACTCACTTTGGTCGGGATTGGGGTCGGTTTGACACAGAACCGTGATACGGAGTACCACTTGGTCGAAGGTTGGGTGTCTCGATGCAATTATATCTCATGAAATTTGATCTTTACCGGTGTAATGTTTCCTGCAAAACAAATTCAAATGGCCTTAGGGCTCTGTCCGGTCTTACAACTTACCTCTCTGCCTTGGATAACAAACAAGCCCCGTTTGCTTGAGTCCGGAAGCCCGATGCATTTCTCACGGGATCGTCAACTCCCAACCCTCCGCTCTTAATTCAAACCCAGCCTGATGACAGCGCCAGAAATGGGTAGCGAACATTCCCGGGTGGTGCTTTCGTACTCTCAAAACTCCGATGCACAATCATTTTTATATCTACTCTGTGGGGAGCGATGCAGTGTTCCCCCTTGGAAGGTGGTATATGAGTTCGACTGCGCCATAAAAGTTACCAAACCTTTCAAGATATTTATCGACCAACAACAGACTGCCCTGTTATTCCACAGCAGCAGCTAAGCCACGGGAGGAGATATCTGGCACCGCCCCTTTCAGGGACCATCTTAGGAAGTTCAATCATCCCATTCAACTCCACAGGGTGTTCACAAAATGATTGCATGCCCTTGTTAGCAAGGTGGGCGTCATCGAGCACCATCGAGCACCGTCTTCGAGCTGGCCGTCTTTTAGGAATGGAATTTAATCGATCCAACCGTGCAAGGCTTGTCTGGGTCTGGGCGACGTTTTGCCTGTTCCAATAAGGCCGCCCGTTGTGACACGGACGTGCACTGAAACCGCTCAGCAACGGCCGTCGACCCTCCCATTGGCCCAGGAACTCTCCAAAGGATGGGAGCCATGAGTAAAGCGTAATTTTGTTCTGCCGCATCGAACCTGGAgttgaaattccagaatgTTTTGATCTCGGATCAGCAACTAGATGTGGATAGAGCCAAATCCCTGACGCGACCACACGGTCGCTTGGATGGGGTCATTGTGGGGATTTTGTATATCTTAATGTCACCCTAAGGGCTTGTTTGACTTCATGAGATCCAATGGCTAAAGAATCCTCCCTTCCTGCTCGGAAGCTTAGCCTTTGGCGTTTTGAGCGAACTGGATGCTTTGGTGGTTAAGCCGATTGTGATCAAAACATTGCTCGGTTTGATTTCAGCTTTAAGGCAGGACACGATGCTTGTAAATATAGCTCCTCGCCTGGAAGAAGGTAAGGACGATCCATGCAAACAGCAAATTGACTTCAATGATGTTCCTTTTGAATAGATAACTCAGAAATACGCGCGAGCCCCCCTACGGGGCCAGATGACGCTCCCAAATATCGGGAATTTGTCCCGGTTCGTCACTCTACCCGTCCGACCACATTAGATCCCCGCAGAAATATGAAATCCAACGGGATTTTGGCCGCATCATCAGCAGTGGGGGCTTTTCAACCTCTCGAAGCGAATCCCCATGGGATCTCCATGCGATTGCCTTGGTTGCGAAGGATGAAAAGACCTATCGTCTAAGAAATCCTGTTTCTGTATCGAGATAATGCTCTACAGTTCTCTACACATCCCACAATCATAAAGCAAATGTGCAGTCCCCTGAGCCATCGCGTCAGCCACGAGACCAAAGTCACCAGGGGAATGAATACTTCGTCAAGTGCAACATACGATAACAACGACTCAAAAACAAAAGCAATATAGATTGCCATCGTTCGTGTCACTGGATGTGCATCCCGAGAATCGCTATAGTAATATTCGCTCCTATGGGTATCTACAGTTGCATTGACCATCAGCACAAGGCGAGCGACCAGTATGGCAATCGCAAAAAGGTCCAGCCCGATTTGAAAACCGATATTGGAGCGTCCGACCCGTTGCAAGAATGCAGAATATATTGAGCAACCAGCTCCGTTTTGCCTTTTTCACTTGAAGAGATTAGACCTTTCCTACTACAAGTGCAATGTGAGCCTCTTGGGACACTCGCTGCCGCGCGTATACATCTCCAACTTGTCCTGCTGACACTTTGTCCTTGGTGGCAATGATCAGGGTGACTAAGGGAGCCAAACACAAGATGGCCGCTAGGATATGAAAAGCTGCCTTTAGATAGCCCAGATGGAAGTTTGTCACGGCACCTACGCTCAAGGAAGCTCCCAAAGGGCCGAGATTTCACAATGTGTATGAGGGGCAGAGATGATGTGAATAGAAGTTCCAGTCTTGCACCCTCAGCATTGTTGTTGCGGCTTGAAGGCCGCTCGAGGGCGGGTGGTTAGAGGATAGAATGAGAATTCGGGATTCACATTGCACTCGGTGCTTGGTCTTGGGTTTGGGAGTGTGTGCCTACACACGTAGGGAGGCAAGCCACGAATGTAGATGTGTAACTGCTACCTAAGTACCACGGGTAACACGGGGATTCGAGTAGCCATCATTTCTCACCTGTCCTGCCTGTGTCGACAGCTTGTAGTCGTTCTAACCTTCATACCAGAAAAATAGATTTTTCAGAGAGACCATAGATCTATAATTCCAAACAGGTTCAACCAGCATCAATGTTTCTCTAGAAAAACTGTGAGATCACTGTTTTTTGGAGGGAAATGTTGACAGAAATTAACAGGTTGACGGAAATTAAGATGGCGTCAAATTCCTGATATCAACGATGAATCAGGTTATGACAGTGATCAACCTGATACCCGCAGGAAGTTTGCAAGACTGACCGAGATCTAGCGGGAACCCATTGTTTCCCAGTTTTCTAACCGCATAAAGCGACCATGTCTGTCCAGACATGGGATCAGAACTTACCAATGTCAAGTTGGAGAGCTTCATTGGAGACGGGAGGTTGTATCCTCTCACTGACCGGGATCAAGGTCAAACTCGGGAAGGACCAATATCATTCCACTCCTTTGGCATGATACAATTCCTAATCCAATACGGACAAGCTATACAGAGTGGCTCCCGATCAAATTGCGAAGCTCTCAGCGAATTGACTTCTTGGACCCGAGGGAGATCCGAAGACAAGTGACGGGGTCTTCATACTCTGGACCCTGACACAGGTATTCAACGGCCCATCCGGGGCATGGTAGGCATGGTCTTTAATCACACATTAATCTATGCATTTCGCGAGTTCGCTCCGTTTTCTATGCAAGAAGAGCGTGTAAAGAGGACAGCTGCGGATATTGACTCGCTCGCGCTGGCGGTGAACTTGCAGTTGGCGAGGAGAAACAGTtatgttttctttggaggGTGAGGTTATATCGGGAATAGAGTTGTCTTTTTCTGTGGAGCTGAGATGTCATTCACACATGCCCTTTGAACCTGCTAGAGGGTTGAGAGTCATGCCCATCACATTTCTCAGTCAGTCTTCGCTGGTTCTGGAGCGAGACCTCTGGGAAGCAAAAGCCATTATGAAAAGCAGTAGATGCTAGAAGCGGGGTACACTCCCCGAATATAATAGAAGGCATAAAGAAAAAGTtggaagaaaatgaagcCTTGGGATGAAAGAGCAGGCATGGAGCACTTTTGTGTCTCTTAACCGACCAACACACCGTGCTATACCAAACAGGTGCACTAACTAAGCTGACAGGAAATTCAGTGAGTCCAAGAATTACAGAGGACACACCTGTACACTCTGACCAGGGAGGGTCTTGATGGTGATCATCCGCTAACCCCACAGGAGCTTTCCACACAACTCAATGAGTCTTGAGGttgttactccgtacacttCGGACAATTAAAATCAGTAGGGTACATGGTGTCAGCTGTCCTTGTGCCCCAGGAGGATCCCCCGCGATGTTCCA
This window harbors:
- a CDS encoding uncharacterized protein (EggNog:ENOG410PHN2~COG:Q~TransMembrane:13 (o402-425i437-456o493-509i516-541o547-568i580-597o640-662i1047-1068o1080-1102i1130-1150o1156-1182i1194-1217o1273-1294i)~BUSCO:399at33183); amino-acid sequence: MIAEEKGISRVEADEEAAIGIDSHVQAAKHQSRNHLSFRKVQPVDVHVKELVVRVDTVPPIWQSSPSLLWDRLRRKTKGEPLKTVLDGVTAAMPSGSLTAIIGGSGSGKTSLLNVLAGRMNTGRVKISGSATFNGHDNINSVRSAYVMQQDVLIPTLTVRETLQYSADLRLPPPTTHDERQNVVNNVILELGLKECADTRIGTTTHKGCSGGEKRRTSIGVQMLSNPSVLFCDEPTTGLDATSAFQVIKTLKALARDGRTVIVSIHAPRSEIWGLFDQVILLSRGSVLYSGPVDMALSHFEECGHSIPAFVNPAEFLIDLAAYDNRSEESEFFSRERIEKLQRAWRESPNNRLLDEKASSQNRGIASEKAYQSITPQKGASFGQQFRVLTARTMKMTVRDPMGMTASLFEAIGMAVMNGWVYLRLDRSLAGIRSRQGSLYTASSLNGYLILLYEVFRLTTDIQLFDRERNEGVVGVPAFLLSRRAARLFLEDLPVPCLFSVIFYFMVGYRLAAPEFFIFLTLNILTQYLAVSFASVCISLSRNFPGASLVGNLSFTLQTMACGFFVQANQIPVYVRWIKWMTYTFYVFGALCANEFIGPSGPPEGQFYDCPFSDDPSDPYCKEYTGRFILETLGLPSNWIWRPMVALVGFITLFFGAAYLILQFRKVDMDIAQSRSSEGDLSAGKEKFVARLPDKSHHVSIRLDNYALEIQKRRIGKRGIESRRLRILRPISAEFRPGQLNVIMGPSGSGKTSLLCSIARRLHGSIGTRYHLSGQMLYNSSVPSENVIRAVSSFVTQDDDALMPSLTVRESLQFAAGLRLPSWMSKEEKNRRAEDILLKMGLKDCADNLIGSDLIKGISGGEKRRVTIAIQILTDPKVLLLDEPTSGLDAFTATSIIDALNGLAAEGRTLILTIHQARSDLFHYFSNILLLARGGHLVYAGKGSEMLPHFKQLGYPCPEATNPADFVLDLITIDLQEKGREDASRKRVQRLISGWEQNPVELTRQTSVISTPAELGSLKRKMSPFHLMYPLVLRRSAINLRRQPHLLVARTMQVIGIAIILTLFFAPLKKNYESVQSRMGFIQQLAAMYFVGMLQCIAIYPYERDVFYREESDNCYSVEAFILQYTSLELPFEIASSLIFGVVAAFAVRLESSVKMLFILAFNCFCIVSCGESLGIMFCTLFSHVGFSVNITSVLLSISTVLGGVLSLNVPAVLQAFNHLSPIKYSVSNLAPYAMTGQVFTCTNAQRLPNGNCPIETGEQVLMLYNQDDKDPAINVMALGLVAIGYRLVAYLLLKAMRSHGISKSIWIGLSKSSKKPQA